Genomic window (Achromobacter sp. B7):
GAAGCGCCCTGATGGGCGAAGCTTGGCAGCGAAGGGCCATAGCGGACGTGTGCAGATTGGCAAAGCACACTCGGCGATTGTAGCTGATGTGGCGGTGCAGCAGCGGACTGGATTCAGCCGTGCTGTATCGCCAAGTAACAACTTGCAGCGCTTATGAACCAAATACGTGTTTTCCCTAGTGCGCTCTCCCTATAATCGCTGCGCATCTATCCATTTGAAGAATAAAGGGTCGCTATGAAGAAATCGGCAATCGTGGGCCTCGTGGTCGTTCTGGGCGCGGCGTGGACCGGCACCGCCTGGTACACGGGCCAAAAGGCCGAGGCTTTCGTCAACCAGTCCATTGGCGAGGCCAATGTTGAACTGAAGAAGTTCAGCGATCAGTGGGGCATCGCCTCGTCCGTGGAGCTGGTTTCGTTCGAGCGCGGTGTGTTTTCGTCCACCGCCCGCTACCGCGTGAAGTTCACCACGCCGGCCGAACAAGGCAAGCCCGCGCAAGATCGCGACGTGCTGTTTGTGGAACACCTGTCGCACGGCCCCCTGCCGCTGTCGAACCTGAAGTCCGGCTCTTTCGCGCCGGCCATGGTCGCCAGCGACTTCGTGCTGGAAGAAACCCCGACCGTCAAGGAATGGTTTGCCGCCACCAAGGGCGCAACGCCGCTGTCGGGTCACTACAGCGTCAGCTACGCCAAGAACATCACCGGCAAGTTCAACCTGGCCCCCGCCGACGTCACCAAGGGCGACACCAGCCTGTCGTTCTCGGGCATGACGGGCAACGTCGACTACACGACGTCGAACAAGCACGGCATCTTCGACCTGAAGACCGACAAGCTGGTGCTGTCCGGCCAGAGCGAAAACAGCGACATCGTCAGCATGGCCCTGCAAGGCATTTCGCTGACCAGCGACATGACGCCAGCGTCCAATGACATGTACGTGGGCAGCCAGAAGCTGACGCTCAAGGACTGGACCATCACGTCCAAGGAAAAGCCGCCGGTTCAGTTCAAGGACACCTCGATCGCCGTCGACATGACCGAAAACGGCCCCGCCATGGGCGCCAAGATGGCCCTGGACTTCGGCATGATCAACGTGCAAGCCAAGGACGTTGCCGGCCTGAAGCTGGCGCTGGATGTGCAGAAGCTGGACTCCAAGGCGTTCAAGGCGCTGAACGACGTCTACGAAGCCGCCTCACGCCGCATGATGCAAAGCAACGGCCAGGAACAACTGCCGCAGTTCACCGCTGAAGAGCAGCAGGTCATCAAGACCAACGTCGCGCAGATCCTGGCAGGCAACCCCACGCTGGCCGTGTCGCCGCTGGAAGTGCGCACCGCCAATGGCACGTCCACGTTCAACCTGAACCTGGACTTTGCCAAGCCGGCCTCGATGGACGGCGAAGTGGCCGACACGCTGACCGAAGCCGTGAAGAAGCTGGATGCCAAGCTGGTGCTGTCCAAGGGCAACCTGAGCGACTTGATGGCCGTTGAACCGCAAATGCGTGGCGTGCCGGCCGAACAAGCCGTGCAAACCGCCAAGGGCCAGGCCGAAATGGTTGGCACCATGGCGGCCGCGATGGGCGTTGCCAAGGTCGAAAACAACAACATCGTTACTTACGTGAACTACGCCGACGGCCAAGTCGACTTCAACGGCAAGAAGATGCCGGTTGAACAGTTCCTGATGATGGTGATGAGCGGCGCGATGGGTGGCGCGCGCTAAGGCGCACACCGCAAAGCACGCGACCCCGGTCGTTGCCAAAGTAAAAAGCCGCCGCGCCGTTGGGCGCGGCGGCTTTTTTATCGTTGTATCCCTGCCAGGATCAGAACGGCAACGCACCCGCCGCCGGCTCGCCGTTGCGCAGCACCGCCACGTGGAAGCGCTTGTCGGCCGCTTTCAGGATGTCTTCGGTCGGGTCGCC
Coding sequences:
- a CDS encoding YdgA family protein yields the protein MKKSAIVGLVVVLGAAWTGTAWYTGQKAEAFVNQSIGEANVELKKFSDQWGIASSVELVSFERGVFSSTARYRVKFTTPAEQGKPAQDRDVLFVEHLSHGPLPLSNLKSGSFAPAMVASDFVLEETPTVKEWFAATKGATPLSGHYSVSYAKNITGKFNLAPADVTKGDTSLSFSGMTGNVDYTTSNKHGIFDLKTDKLVLSGQSENSDIVSMALQGISLTSDMTPASNDMYVGSQKLTLKDWTITSKEKPPVQFKDTSIAVDMTENGPAMGAKMALDFGMINVQAKDVAGLKLALDVQKLDSKAFKALNDVYEAASRRMMQSNGQEQLPQFTAEEQQVIKTNVAQILAGNPTLAVSPLEVRTANGTSTFNLNLDFAKPASMDGEVADTLTEAVKKLDAKLVLSKGNLSDLMAVEPQMRGVPAEQAVQTAKGQAEMVGTMAAAMGVAKVENNNIVTYVNYADGQVDFNGKKMPVEQFLMMVMSGAMGGAR